In Numenius arquata chromosome 20, bNumArq3.hap1.1, whole genome shotgun sequence, the following proteins share a genomic window:
- the TNFRSF4 gene encoding LOW QUALITY PROTEIN: tumor necrosis factor receptor superfamily member 4 (The sequence of the model RefSeq protein was modified relative to this genomic sequence to represent the inferred CDS: substituted 1 base at 1 genomic stop codon) has protein sequence MMGLSQQLTYVLVTSSLESLLQEFATVRILLGQXGCIMVAVGFYLHFSTALFLLLAVPMSHGLVLKCKEHHYLFREKCCKDCAPGERMRSRCTATTDTVCAPCQDEYFNSEHNHSFCKSCTICDTMKGSKEVKKCEKTSDRICMCAAGYMPDAGHPLRSACLPCPEGFYSTGGNENCQPWTNCSSLGKNTLRQGTKAADAVCSNHVTQPATSQSATPALSLSTTDRKNNTSTATFSPSRPSVIPFICTDTNSPTETNWGSLSLILICLILLMVSGMSILLLIIQAAKKETKRKKTRQGAGSCRFPVQEEQIDSNSSLIKN, from the exons ATGATGGGACTTTCTCAGCAACTGACATATGTTCTGGTCACCAGCAGTTTAGAATCACTTCTCCAAGAGTTTGCCACCGTCAGGATTTTGCTGGGACAGTAGGGCTGCATTATGGTAGCTGTAGGTTTTTACTTGCATTTTTCTACTGCTTTGTTCTTGCTGCTGGCAGTCCCTATGAGCCATGGCTTAGTATTGAAATGCAAAGAACATCACTATCTTTTCCGTGAAAAGTGCTGCAAGGACTGTGCCCCTG GTGAGAGAATGAGAAGCCGCTGCACAGCAACAACAGACACAGTCTGTGCCCCCTGCCAAGACGAGTACTTTAATAGTGAGCACAACCACAGCTTCTGCAAGAGTTGTACGATCTGCGACACTA TGAAGGGGAGCAAGGAAGTGAAGAAGTGTGAGAAGACCTCTGACAGAATTTGCATGTGTGCTGCAGGCTACATGCCAGATGCCGGCCATCCACTGCGAAGCG cgtGCTTACCATGTCCTGAAGGGTTTTATTCCACAGGAGGGAATGAAAACTGCCAACCTTGGACCAA cTGCAGCAGTCTTGGGAAAAATACCCTTCGACAAGGGACAAAAGCAGCCGATGCTGTTTGCAGCAACCATGTCACACAGCCAGCCACCTCTCAGAGTGCAACACCTGCTCTGAGTCTTTCCACCACTGACCGCAAGAATAATACGTCGACTGCAACGTTCTCACCATCCAGGCCCAGTGTGATTCCTTTCATTTGCACGGATACGAACAGCCCCACAGAGACTAACTGGG GGTCTTTATCACTTATCCTTATTTGTCTGATATTGCTCATGGTGAGTGGAATGTCCATCCTCCTGTTGATTATCCAAGCAGCCAAAAAAGAGACCAAGAGGAAGAAAACCCGTCAAG GAGCAGGGAGCTGTCGATTTCCTGTCCAGGAAGAACAAATTGACTCCAATTCTAGTCTCATCAAAAACTGA